One Rhododendron vialii isolate Sample 1 chromosome 2a, ASM3025357v1 genomic region harbors:
- the LOC131315839 gene encoding uncharacterized protein LOC131315839 — translation MDVFMYLLYDSEKWASDYVEVRGNFQFPELEHGHFEIATRRGTPNTTKINKILLRAARGCGLADSLLTIPAEERDAPTILRYKATYGGRIRRKVTDEREQASEVGSEDIPEELLPSFDKPLRGTIRLPAEEEPFREQEEMPPRSIKAVLQKRLEEKKKEKAELRKAGAPGASGSMSSKKTPPPPPSKKRPLSAPSSSKDTLASKKTNTLFC, via the exons ATGGATGTTTTTATGTATCTTTTGTACGACTCGGAGAAATGGGCCTCCGACTATGTTGAGGTTCGGGGAAATTTCCAATTCCCTGAACTAGAGCATGGACATTTCGAAATCGCCACGCGAAGGGGGACTCCGA ACACTACCAAGATCAACAAGATTCTCTTAAGGGCGGCGAGGGGTTGTGGTCTTGCTGATTCTCTCCTCACCATTCCAGCGGAGGAAAGGGACGCACCAACAATTCTCAGGTATAAAGCTACATACGGGGGTCGGATCCGAAGAAAGGTAACCGACGAGCGTGAACAAGCCTCTGAAGTTGGTTCCGAGGACATCCCAGAGGAGCTTCTTCCGAGCTTCGACAAACCTCTCCGAGGGACCATCCGCTTACCCGCCGAAGAAGAACCTTTTCGAGAACAAGAAGAGATGCCTCCGAGGAGTATCAAAGCCGTTCTCCAGAAGAGattggaggaaaagaagaaggagaaggccGAGCTTCGAAAGGCTGGAGCCCCGGGTGCTTCGGGCTCCATGTCAAGCAAGAaaaccccaccccccccacCCTCTAAAAAACGTCCTTTGagtgctccttcttcttcgaaGGATACACTTGCGAGCAAAAAGACAAACACTTTGTTCTGTTAa